In the genome of Cryptomeria japonica chromosome 8, Sugi_1.0, whole genome shotgun sequence, one region contains:
- the LOC131066836 gene encoding uncharacterized protein LOC131066836, whose protein sequence is MICAITEIESERQPFAYRYEPQLGEARTGIMQTLQSTTKWLARDMGYTVYQVEGAPTMLYRPFVSVYFGAAYLKWLLTYDGKKRSEEFMDHAYNGGPKRENHKSTLQYWKRYQLVKQCLPMEIDMKILKMNSIANASGSLVRASFVSVASEWTYWDVKVSPEDIAKITVSRHFAASGVKANPFLLRGVWCEMEITTQTNAIGRSRGP, encoded by the coding sequence ATGATATGTGCCATCACAGAAATTGAAAGTGAAAGACAACCTTTTGCATATCGTTATGAGCCTCAACTGGGAGAGGCTAGGACTGGAATTATGCAGACATtacaatccacaacaaaatggttgGCAAGGGACATGGGATATACGGTCTACCAAGTAGAGGGTGCACCTACCATGCTTTATAGACCTTTTGTCAGTGTTTATTTTGGAGCAGCCTATTTGAAATGGCTATTGACTTATGATGGCAAGAAGAGAAGTGAGGAATTCATGGATCATGCCTATAATGGTGGTCCAAAAAGAGAAAATCATAAGTCAACCTTGCAATATTGGAAGCGATACCAACTGGTTAAACAATGTCTTCCAATGGAAATTGATATgaaaattttgaagatgaattcCATAGCTAATGCATCTGGTTCTTTGGTACGTGCCTCATTTGTTTCAGTTGCTAGTGAGTGGACTTATTGGGATGTTAAAGTGTCACCAGAAGACATTGCAAAAATCACCGTTTCAAGACATTTTGCTGCAAGTGGCGTTAAAGCCAATCCCTTCCTTCTGCGTGGAGTATGGTGTGAAATGGAAATTACAactcaaacaaatgcaattggtaggtcaCGTGGGCCATAG